TGTAGTGAAGTTTTGTACATGTTGGTGTAGTTACAATAATTTcaataacaaaagcaaaaccacATTCTTTCTCATGGACTAAATCTTTGCCATAAGAGAACTTCTCGCTGCAATCATGTTGGCATTTGGGCATGTCACAATGACTGCTTCCACAAATGCCAAACATGGCTGCACCAAGAAGTTCTCTTACGACAAAGAGTTCTTCCGATGAGAAGGAATGCGGTTTTGCTTTATATATGTTACTGAAACTGCAACTACACAAGCATGTACAAAGATCTCTATCATCACTACAAAGTTAACCACATGTACATGTGTAATGACGCATGGTCAGATGATGTTTTTCTGACACGATTATCTTATGCTAGAGGCAAATATTCTAGTATCATGTTGATAACGTTGATCAAATAAGCAAACTTCcaaataatttattgattttgatcatCTCGATACTTCCACTTAAGAACCAGTGAAAACCAGTGTTCTGTCAAAATGATGGGTGGATCTTTGGAAACAAAGCCACCATCTTCTATTGGActtgaaaataaaatccaCCAAACTTATGCATAAATTTTTCGTTCGTTTAGCTAGATTGACGGccaagaaaaattaacaaattttggtCATCAATCTAgctaaataaagaaaaaatagtgCATAAGTATGGTGGAGTTTTCTCTTGATATTTCTTATGTCTAAGAAGACGAGGTGAGATATATTCCATAAATCTACTTATCGTTTTGATGTAACTagtatctttttattttcttaggaGAGTGTATTGTAATTCTTCTTAAACACTTTACTCTTACCAATTTATCATGTATCAATATTAATTAGTACGGCACAATAGTATAATTGACATAAGAATGCGGAAACAACATATAGTCCACGCTGAAATCAATGAAgtaagaaaatggaaacttaATTCATTCGCAAACATAACATTATTTGttatacaaaaatgaaaataacagATATTAActatcaaaacaaacataaccaATTCATATAGTCATGCAGATCGAAATTATCAATCAGACGATATATTTATCAATCttgcaaagaaacaaaaacaaagattttacaattaagaGAGATGAAGATCGGACCGTAATGCTTTCATTCCccagaagaagagatgagatGGGATTCAGATTCAGACAATAATACCTATCGATGTAACCTTTTCTTTTCCCCAAAAGAAGTACACATCAAATTCCCACCATCATGGATCCATCATCCTTTTAGGAgatgcttgttttgtttttttcctcttaCTCTCttgaacaagaacaacaaggCCAAGATCTCCATCGTGTGTTTCGTATGTCTGAAAATCCCTCTGAACTTTTTATTATAGTTTTGATGAGACTTGTTTGGTGGAAGTTTGGTggttctgatgatgatgagagagaGCGAAGAAATTATGGcttataaaaaagaagaagagacatgaTGATTACTGATTGGTACAAACATTgaaaatagttataaaaagagaagtaaaTTGTCAAAACAATCACAACTATTTACTCTACCTACGTATGGGTTATATAACATAAATATACGAATTTGTTATACATATGGGGTATGAACTTATGACTGCGTATAATGAGATTTGAGGACCGTGTTCAAAACTTTCCTTTTAACAATCGttgcatataaaaaatacataacaTGTGATCTACAGTGCATATCTTGCTTTTGGGCTCTTGAGTTGATAGCGTATTACATTGAGGATGTGAGTTAATGAAGCCCTAAACATATAGTGTTGTTTGACCTTTTTAGTGTTGCTTTATATAATAGGTCATCGTTTGCTAAGTTTATATCCATGCATATGTACCTTCTTGAGGTAGGATTTTTATGCCCCTCAAAATATGGAAATTGTACAATACATATACTCCAAAAAAATCACTCGTGGGTATTCTTTGGATTGGGATATTCttggttttcacttttcatatATCATCTGAAAAAGTTTAGTTTGGACAAAATGGCTGTACcgggaaaaaacaaaatagaccGTTAGGTGCCTTGTCTCTCAAATCAATATCAATAATATGCTCTAATATATTGTACCTTGTAACATGTAAATGGGTCCATAAAAATCAGATAATAAGTGGGggttttcatttattttttaaatgcGTAGTTAGATATGTtctaattgatttttcttatcattgTGATATATAAGTAAGAGATCATTATTTCTAATGGATATATGATATCTTGGATTGGGTATTGTGACTAAACTTCGTCTTCTATAACTTTTTGACTTCAATCAATAATCAATTTGTAGCTGATGGAAACTTCTCATtctaccaaaacaaaagccCTACTATTTGGTGGGTTGCAAGTGATCACTAAGCCATcttcctaaaatatttttgtatgtttaaaTAGTTGAGTTACCAGTAATTAGAAAACTttgcaaaaaccaaaaaagaaaaagagtgattaGCCAAATGCACTTTCAAatagaaaatcaacaaaatacGCAAATATAGAGGTTTAccatatatgtaaaaaaacatCTGAAAAAAGTTCGTCacaataaagagaaaattttgGACAATAGAGATATTGACGGAGTACATGTATGTgatattgttgcaaaaggaTAGCCTCAAACTCATATTCATAGGAAAAGACCACAAACTTTATTTGTTATGAATCCATTTAGTTACAACGTCATGTTAAGTAGATTCttaaaaaactatagaagTAATTATTATCCTAAATAGTATCAACATAAGACAACATATTCGATTGAGATAATAGTTGGGGCAGTCCGTAGTCGTCAGAGAAAGATTAACATCACATACTTTTTTGGCTTATCGTTcacttttcattttaagtGGTAGTTGGGTTTTACACTTTATATATTGAACCTAGATAACAACTGTTgtgaattctctgtttttgattcgACCCTCTTTTGAACCATGGTTATATAATTGTTCTCGACAGACctcaagatttttttgttttaaactgattacaaaaatcttatataCACATGCACATAGTAAAGTCTAAACCAAAGCAATATAATAGATATAAATGTTCAGTCAGAGTTTCTATTATCAATCTtgcaaagaaatgaaaatatcttTCGATAGATGAAGATTAAGATTCAGACAATAACATGcaacctttttctttccccCCAAAAACACATCGATCACCCACCATCAATCCATCATGGATCGATCATCCATTTAGGGACCTATTTacgtttgattttttttttcctataacTTTCTTTAATAAGGACAACAAGGCCAAGATCTTCATCGTGTGTTTCGTGTGTCTCAAAATCCCTCTAAACTTTTTATTGTAGTTTGGTGAGACTTGTTTGGTggtgctgatgatgatgagagagagagagagagagagcgcgCGAGGAAATCATGGCTGgtaaacagaagaagagacatgATGATTACTGattgaaatattatatatgtacaccATTGAAATAAGTTATAAAAGTGTCGTAAATCGTCAAAAGAATCAGTAGTATATATCTACTCTATATGATCTATATACAccattcatatataaaagaatcaCAAGTATGTTATTGAGGATGTGTGTCAATGAAGCCCTACGAGAAAGGTCTGTGCACTACCAAAAAAGAGACACATAgtttgtttgagtttttttattgggttcatttgttaaatttatatcCATAAATACCTCCTTGAGGTATAGCCGTACAGGGTTTTTTTGCAGTTCAAGATATGGCATTTGTATGAAACTTATATAcccgccaaaaaaaacatacctaGGTCACCCGTGGGTATTTTTTGATTGGGACAAACTGGCTGtagggaaagaaaaaacagacaaCGTTAGGTGCCTTGTCTCTCAAATCACTTATCAGGACTCAGGAGCAATAATTTGTTCGAACCAATTGTACGTTGTAACATCTAAATGGGTCCATAACAATCagataataaaattttatcatctttcttaatttatttatttccaaatAACTTTCTTTATCATGTTTCTTAATTACGTTGATGCATGTTTAGATAGCCGAAACAAATCACTATTACtttgattcttattatttatttatcaatttctGGATTCATGACATTTGAAAAACTAAATGATGTATTACTGTGCATTTGCAATTCAATCGATCTTAAAGTCTTAAAATCAACTAGACGATAAAACGGTCTATTTCCCTATAGAActagatatatatactatGCATTGTGATATAGAATTAAGAGATTACTGTTTCTTTGGATGTATGATCTTTTATCAGAATAAACTTCTTATTTTGTCTTCAGAAATAATCTTGACTTCGATCAATCATTATTTCGTAAGCGATAAAAACTTCTGATTATCTaccaaaaaatgatttcaatATATTGTGACATTGTTGCAATACGATAACCACAAACTCATATTCATAGGGAAATGTTTTAACAAACTTTGTTACAAATTCATCTACTTACAACGTGATGCTCAATCATTGATATAcattataaaaagaattattatcttaaaatAGTATCAACATAAGACAACATGCTCGATCGAGATAATACATGTGCCAGCGCAGTCCATAGTCGTCAGAAAAAGATCAACATCAAATACTTTTTAGGCTTATCGCGCACTTTTCACTTTAAGAGGTTATTGTGATTACACTTTACGTATTGAACCTAAATATCAATTTCACAGTTGGaagtttacaaaaataatgcCAGTGTCGATCCTAGGATGATGCGAAACCAAAAGATgatgttacatatatatacacatgcaCATTTAGTATTCTGGTTATCAAGATAAGGATGAAAAGACTAATTAAACCAAAGCAGTGTCTATGACATTGCAAGCATTCTCCAACCCATAAGACAAAATTGATTCTACAAACTTTCATATCATCAGAATCTATGAAATGAATCAACAACTATCACATCTCAGCAGCAAAGTTAAAGGACTTTCCACATGATCTATATTTATAAGGGTATCGTTAAGATCTTCTCACATGTGTGGCACGTGACATATTTAATATTCTTGATGggcttttctgttttttatgGGCCTTTTCGAATTTCAGGGTTTTAAATAAGTTagaaattagataaataaaaaacaaattagcaaaaaataaCGAAGTGTCTcgtctcttctctcttgtcTTCTCCAGATCAGTGTTTGTGGGGTTTTCCCAATGGAGCTTCTTCTCTCATTGTCTCTCCTCCTGGGGTTTTGGTGTAACAACAATCCTCAATTCACGAGGCATGAATCATTATTCTCCCCATTTGCTTATTCTCTGGCTAGAATCCCCAGATTTTACTGTATCGACTTTGGGAATTTAACTGGAGAACCATTTCCACTCAAACTGGGAAACAAAAACCTGTTATTGAACAATGGCCACTCATTCATCGAGATCGGAGAATAAAGacgccggagaagaagatgagctcCGACGAAGGAACCCTTATGAAGTCCTTGGCATCCCCAGCAATTCGACTGATCAAGAGATCAAAAGTGCTTATCGGAGAATGGCTCTcaggtttttcaaaaagattgaaactttgcGTTGATTAAGATGCAATTTAGGTTTAGAATTGATTTAAGAGGTTTAGAATTTGTGCGAGTGTTGTATCTGTGTTAAAGTTGATTACTTGGTGGTTACATGTACTGAAGTTTGGTTCTTCAGGTACCATCCTGATAAGAATCCAGACGACCCGGTTGCAGCAGAGATGTTTAAGGAAGTTACATTTGCTTATGAGGTCTTGTCTGATCCTGAGAATCGGCGTCTATATGATACTACTGGCTCTGAGGTGAGAATTTCAGACAATTCCTGAGTTTTAACATCGCTGGTTGGTTTGCAAAGTTAGCATTGAAgagaatattatataatggGAAAGTTTGGAATTGAATAGTTTAGCATTAGAGTAGCGGCCATGCTAAATTACCTAAGGCTATAGTTTCTAGTTCTTCTTTAGATGACCCTTTGTTCATAATCATTTGCGATTTGATATCTAAGTTTTATTGATTCACATGGGATGTAGGCTGTGGGTCCGGAAAATGAAGACCTAGAGCTCGATCTGTCAAGCTTAGGAGCTGTTAATACTATATTTGCTGCATTGTTCAAGTGAGTTTCGTAGACTTGCtctattctctgttttttcattcttcttgGTTCTGAAAGAGAATGTTATcaattgttttacttttgtttgtgAGATAACTTCGAAACTTGACTATTTTTGTCCTCCACAGTAAGCTTGGTGTGCAAATTAAGACAACTGTTTCTGCAAATTTATTGGGGGAGGCGTTGAATGGTACGGTTACTACTTTGCCTCTCATGGTTGGGCAAGTCGTGTCCAGGAAGGTATGATAATGAGAGTCTTAATGTGGATTTGTCATCTGtaacatattttcttctttgcattAATGTGGATTTGTCATCTGTaacatattttcttctctaacaGGTTGAAAAGCAATCGGCTCACTTTTATTCGGTTACGTtaacagaggaagaagctcAGGATGGATTGATATGTAAGGTGCATTCATCtgctaaaaacaaattcaaggTTCATTTTCCCAAACTCTTACCTTGCGTGCTCAAGAATCTCGTAGCTGTTTTTCCTGTTCTGTATTTTACCTCTGATTCCTTTTGCTTTCCAGTTGCTTTACTTTGACCAAGTAGAGAATGGAGGACTGAGCTTGGCCCTACAGGTATGAAGTTTTATACTATTAGTTTGTTGAGTAACTAACTTCTTGTCACATCTCCGGATTACATCATAGAGTGGTTTGATCAGATTTGTTTTATACTTTGCTATTCTCATTAACCTGTAACGTGGCATCCGGTCGAATCATCATGGCTTTGAAGCTTCTTTCGGTTTCtaaatagtattttattttcctccaTTCTGCAAAAGGAAGACAGCAGGAAAACAGGAAAGCTCTCGACTGCAGGGTTGTATTTTTTCGGCTTCCCTGTTTATCGTTTCGATCACAGGGTTAATTcagttaattattttctctACCCTCTTAAGCTAAACacgtttattttcttcttctgattacCATGTACTCAGTTTTCACTCTTCTGCACGCAGAGGGCTCTCTCAAGGGATCCAGAGACCGGATTTTTCAAAAGGCTTGATGCATTCCAACCGTTTGAGATCACTGAACTTAAAGCTGGTTCTCATGTCTTTGCTGTTTATGgtaatgtttgttttatttgcttACAGGATTCAAGGAATTTGTAGTCTACTCTATTAGAAGTAAAGTAACCTCACTTGGTGTCATATTTCTCTAGGTGacaattttttcaaaagtgTGAGCTACACTCTAGAAATATTCTCATCTGCTCCATTCGGTAACGAGAAAGAGAGTCTTCGGTCCACTGAAGCGCAGATAGTCTCAAAAAGAACAGAGCTATTGAAGTTTGAAGCTGAATATCACGAGGTCTTTGCACAATTCACAGAAATGGCTAGCAAATGCACAGGGGAAGTACAAGAGGTGAGAGACAGCTTACAATATCACCCCGTTTTCTCCTGTTTTCTTGATTACATAATAAACAAGTAacttagatttgttttgtttgcagatTGATGAGCTTCTAAAGAGGAGGAATGAGATATGTGCGGCTTACACAATCTTCCCACCAACGAAGCAAGGTTCAAGCAAGAGCAGAAGCTggagcaagaagaagagcagTCTTTTAATGGAACctagagaagaaggagaagtcGCAGTTAGGGAAGAAGGTGgagtcaagaagaagaaatggtaCAATATTCAGCTGAGgcaagacaagaaaaaaaactgaagagaCTACTGCAATCTTGAGTTTTCTTCAGGCACATAGCTATGTTCGAGAaacgatatatatatgtttcagtGATAATCTTTAGGGATTATCAACATCTTATAAAAAGTGGTCTATGGTTTATCTCTTTGCACACTTTGCCTGATTCATCTCTTCGTATACTTCTACGGATTCAGATTTACATTCTCTGTTCGCAGTACTGTcaacttcgtcttcttcagaaGCTTTGCTGAATTCATATGTGTCCTGCTGATTACGCcgccatcttcttcctcaccgGATCCTGGTTTTAACGTAACATTTTGctccaaaaaaagaaaagtaaaaccctataaaaaaaaggaaaaccaaaaagtGGAGTCTCTATGCAATAGATATAATTGCTTTGGTAACATTTTAGAGAAGAAATGGGTGGATCTTGGTTCAAGAACTAATTCCAAGTCTAATTTTGTAATCTCAAAATCACTGCAAATGtcacaaacaaaccaaagcaCCATTTCGACAAACATCAGAAACCCACAATCCATAAGACGTTTTCCAAGTTGTTAGGTTACTTACTTGTTTGGAATTAAATAAACTTTATccctttggttttgttggtttagttAAGGTTGGTAATCACTTGATATTCATATACTCAAGACTTGGAGCGTCGACTTCAACAACAAGATCCTCAAACTCGAGATGCTAAGACTGAAACTAGTGTGAAGCTTTCCAATGGTTGTGAACGAAATCACAAAACTTTGATATAATTGTCGGATAAGTGATCACGGTTAAATCCTCAAGAATAGGACAACTTAATTAGAGAGTCTCCAAAATGGAATCGTCATCAAACTTGACCTTCTCTAAATACATAGCATTGACACAAGGTATAGAAACCgattttgaatttggattATCAAATACAACACATTAGAGAGTCAAATTCACCAAATTCGAACATGTATAGAGCGAGAAAGGCATCATAACTAAGGTTCCAAAGACTCTAAAAAACGTTAGAGAGTTAAGATGCCTATCTTGTTCTATTTTTGTGCGACTTTGGTGGATTTAAATCTCCATTGTGTTGTCTTTTATCATCCGAAATCAAAATTGGTTTCTTTaccttttgtatatatttaaagGGGGTTAAGTTTGTTGGCGACTCAGGTTTGAAGACTCTCATATCAAGCTGTATGGTTCTTGAGGATTTAATTATGATTACGCATCTGAATGATTATCTCAAAGTCATACATGTTCATTCTCAATCACTGAAAAGCATCATACTAGAGTCTCAGCATATATTGAATATGATGATCTTGTGGTTAAAATTGATGCTCCGAGTCTTGAATATATGAGTATTCATGATTACCAATCTAAAAGCTTTCTAAGCCCATTCCAACTCTCCTTCAATATGATACTTTCTGCTTTGGGCCTACATGCTCAACCCGTATGGATTTGTTATTGGCTTCTTCCAAAATGCCTCATTCTAGTTGGAATTGGACTTGACTTATATATTAGACActtattttctaaactttCGATATGGGATGTTTGTTTGTACCCAATAATCTCCCCTTCAAACCAAGAACCACGGACATTGGACCTCTTTTTAAGCGAAACTTTGGTACCCTTAACTCGGCACCTTCTTATTTTCGAAGTTCTTGAATCACTTTCTTATCATGTCACATTTAATGGCTTCTTCCACACCGAACTTTTAGCCCACACCCCTAAATCCATTTTTTCAACCTAGGCTGTGATACTATTTAGTGGGTTTTCTAAGTCATTCCAACTCTCAATTAGTATAATATTGTCCGTTTTGACCCTACATGCCAAAGCCCGCAAGGATTTGTTATTGGGTTCCTTCCCAAAAAGCTTCATACTAATTGGAGTTTGACTAGACTTATATATTAGACCCTTCTTTTCTAAACTTCTAATGTGGGACGTTGGTttatacaacaacaacatagtAGTGGTTCCTCTATAGAGGTAAACGTTGATGTTGTGTTTGGTATCGAGTATTATGATCCATTGGAAATAACTAAACTCCATAATATTCTCACTAGGACCATATTTGAAAAAGTGACCATATCTGTTAGAACTATAGAGGTACATTTACTTTCTTTAGTTCTATTCACAGATTATCCATTCCATGGTGGAACCGTCGCCTCCATTTTCTAACTTGTCTCGCTTGGATGCCTCATTAGTAAAATCTTCTTGGAAAGTTTGATGCATGAATCTACATTCACTCACAATAGTGCATTTATCGGTTTGCTAGGGTGGGTATCTGGCTAACAAGTGGCGGAGAGTCCGAGAGTTGAACTATTATGGAAAGCTAGTTGTGGGTCCGGCTTACCACTTGTAACATATTTGAGAAGGGATTCAAATACTCTCACATCTTTAGCACAAATTCCAAAACAACATCTCCAAACCAGCTTTCATTAATATCTATAAATGGTCTAACTTGAAAACAATTGTACAcaactttatcaaaagtttGACTACTAAAGTAAATTTTCCTTCCGTAGTTGTTTTACCATTTAATGGGATGATTGGTAAACACTTTGGAggcttcaaatttttttacaaGTCTTTACAGTTTATGGGACTGATTGGAAATCCTTGTTAGTTAAGGCCGTAGAAACGTTTTGACTGtaagaatttttgttgtagaaACTGTTGTTCTATGGActataactatataaattttataattgattgGTAAAGACTTTTTTAAAAGCTtgattggaaaaaaaactgtgGAAACTTTTGAAAAGCTTCTCAATCACACTTTGTCggttttaacaaatttaaaagccTCTAGAgccatatttatttttagtttttactctTTACtaccaattttatttttaaagccACGTAAACAtgagtttaaaaataaaaacaagaaaagcttataattttctcttttcttcttcgccATATGTATAAAACCTCTCATCACATTCACTTATAAATTAgctttttaaaagaaaaatagttgaTTAACAATTGAattgtttatcttctttttttaagatcCATTATCCatatttttggtaattatttaaaatcgTTATTTCTATATTCACATGTTTTCCTAAAGTCAAAGTTCTTACAACAAAAGTCTTTGCAGGCCAAAATCTATATAACCGAAAGTAACAGCGGTTACCAATTAGTCcttaaaagtaattttttaCGATACATTCCTCATCCTATAAAGAATACTATACGAAAAAGGTTTACGTTCAAGTTTTCTACTAATGACcattaaaagaacaaaaaagaaatgaagcaCATGAACAATGAGGAATGtaacataattttttgtgGAATGGAAAGGAAAATTTACtcgaaaagaataaaaatatacttatGATGAATggtaaccaaacaaaaacaatattttaagaatatttcttttatatttaataatttaatacaattattttaatcaaatgtaaaattattccacaaaaaaaaatcaaatgtaaaattaactaAATACAAAGTATTTTCACTAATATTATTTCGtaattatttcatatatttttaaaaaataatgttatttttccattccttataattgtatatcttatttttttctctgaatttttattatttttatgtttcattctttttttttacagcttTATGTTTCATTCTTCATTATTCATtttgtataattgtttttgtttatttaatgGTCACGAGTAGAAGAATGATATtctttgtgtctttttttCACAAAGAATGATATTCTAAactccaaaatattaattgtaaaaattattgattgtaATTGGTGAGCAGATAGGGAATGTATTTTgtgtgaaaatataaaaatgcataattaattattatttattttttaatttttaaaaaataaaaataaaaagtcattGTATAAGGAATAAAGGTAATGATATCTTAAACCAAtatcaataattaataagattatttcaaatattactatggaaatttattttcataaagtCTTTTCGAAGACATTCGagaacaaaatcatttttgatGAATAATTGATACCAGAATTATTATACTTACTTTACATAAAATCTTaagttatatatgaaaattgaaacatatccagaaacaaataatcaaacattaaaatcaagaaatacATGTATGAATGGAGTTTGAAGGTACTTGTGTTTTCTTTAACCATGAGATCTAAATCTGGGACCTAATCCTATTTCTCGGAGAACAACAAATTTGGATCCCGGATAATTTGACCATATTAATCGGGTTCTTTATAGctatttataaatttcaagGATCTGActaaaaacacacaacaaaataaaaaattaatagaacATGAGATAAAAGTCAATTGGAGAATATCCAATAAAACATCAAGTAGACAAAATTTTGTGAACatcatatgtaaaatattgaaattaattGAAACGAATAGAAACTGTAAATGTTCTTATTATATTGGCACATACCTTTCGAtgaatggtaaaaaaaattcgaGGGGAAGAGATACTAGGCTTTCCACTGGCCGATCATTGAGCTTCGCTCCAAAAGAGAGGCATTTTATTTGATAAGATCTTGGTCTCATAGATTCTCATCTAATGTAATcaaagattttatattttgttttctaagaGATCGGCGGCACAAGTACTAGAAAACAGTTTTGAGAGTTTGTAAACCTATATACTACTGAAATTAACCTAAAAATGGATTAAGACACATTTAAAACGACAATGTATAAAATGCTCTGGTCCTGGCTTGGAGGAGTGTTCAGGTCTAGGCCCAGAACGATAGTAAATTTTTagtaattgaaaagaaaagtaaaaaaaacgGTATCGTATCGAGAAGTGCTGATTGTTAGAATTAATAGGTCGATAAGTTAAACATAGTAAAGTTCTCACTAGATAAATATCAATATCATGgatatgtttcttgttttccaaAACCAATTATAGTATTACATGCTTTTGTTGACCAATTTgtgaaaaatgaaataatattcagtttttttctacatcaattttatatattcaaatagtATATATCATTCGTAGGTTATCCAACTtctaaattatcaaataaattacatGACTATATAACCAGTGGCGTGTCCATGCTTTTCTAatgtgatttttcttttaataaaataaatacatgtaaaaatgattttgaaacgATACAACAAACATATCATCTTGTCTTGAGCATAAAACTTGAGTAAACAAAGATTTAGAAGCACTAAAACAAGATCcacaatttgaaaagaaacatagttaatataaacaaaaacaatttaaaaaaaaaagttgtacacttttaaaaagtattaaacaaaaaaaatcctctATGAAACtatgaaaagaaacagaggaaagatAATTTTGGAATCTAGATTATGTTGATTTCCAGATTCTTTTGAGAGGATCCTAAAACCACTTTGATACAACATATTTTTTGTGGACtttaaacaattatatattttggagGCCTGAAACAAATGCCTTTTTTCTAACCCATATGATATACCTATTCTTAAGGCtacttgatatattttttggtacTTCAAGTTTTAATTGAGTATTTATatcctctttttttgtatctcaagttttaaataattaagttTCAAGTGTCTCCTTATTCAGGATTATTGTCTCTAGagatttcaatatttttcatgGCTTAGACCATCTCCGATGTATACCTCTAAATCTTACTCAAAAATAGAGTAACTCTATTTTAAAGAAACTCTATTTTTAAAGGAGGGTTTCT
This sequence is a window from Arabidopsis thaliana chromosome 1 sequence. Protein-coding genes within it:
- the ARL2 gene encoding ARG1-like 2, whose protein sequence is MFKEVTFAYEVLSDPENRRLYDTTGSEAVGPENEDLELDLSSLGAVNTIFAALFNKLGVQIKTTVSANLLGEALNGTVTTLPLMVGQVVSRKVEKQSAHFYSVTLTEEEAQDGLICKVHSSAKNKFKLLYFDQVENGGLSLALQEDSRKTGKLSTAGLYFFGFPVYRFDHRVNSRALSRDPETGFFKRLDAFQPFEITELKAGSHVFAVYGDNFFKSVSYTLEIFSSAPFGNEKESLRSTEAQIVSKRTELLKFEAEYHEVFAQFTEMASKCTGEVQEIDELLKRRNEICAAYTIFPPTKQGSSKSRSWSKKKSSLLMEPREEGEVAVREEGGVKKKKWYNIQLRQDKKKN
- the ARL2 gene encoding ARG1-like 2, whose translation is MATHSSRSENKDAGEEDELRRRNPYEVLGIPSNSTDQEIKSAYRRMALRYHPDKNPDDPVAAEMFKEVTFAYEVLSDPENRRLYDTTGSEAVGPENEDLELDLSSLGAVNTIFAALFNKLGVQIKTTVSANLLGEALNGTVTTLPLMVGQVVSRKVEKQSAHFYSVTLTEEEAQDGLICKVHSSAKNKFKLLYFDQVENGGLSLALQEDSRKTGKLSTAGLYFFGFPVYRFDHRVNSRALSRDPETGFFKRLDAFQPFEITELKAGSHVFAVYGDNFFKSVSYTLEIFSSAPFGNEKESLRSTEAQIVSKRTELLKFEAEYHEVFAQFTEMASKCTGEVQEVRDSLQYHPVFSCFLDYIINK
- the ARL2 gene encoding ARG1-like 2 (ARG1-like 2 (ARL2); FUNCTIONS IN: unfolded protein binding, heat shock protein binding; INVOLVED IN: protein folding; LOCATED IN: cellular_component unknown; EXPRESSED IN: embryo, leaf whorl, carpel, seed; EXPRESSED DURING: F mature embryo stage, petal differentiation and expansion stage, E expanded cotyledon stage, D bilateral stage; CONTAINS InterPro DOMAIN/s: Molecular chaperone, heat shock protein, Hsp40, DnaJ (InterPro:IPR015609), Heat shock protein DnaJ, N-terminal (InterPro:IPR001623), Heat shock protein DnaJ (InterPro:IPR003095), Heat shock protein DnaJ, conserved site (InterPro:IPR018253); BEST Arabidopsis thaliana protein match is: ARG1-like 1 (TAIR:AT1G24120.1); Has 25507 Blast hits to 25492 proteins in 3344 species: Archae - 188; Bacteria - 10073; Metazoa - 4427; Fungi - 2514; Plants - 2606; Viruses - 73; Other Eukaryotes - 5626 (source: NCBI BLink).), with the translated sequence MATHSSRSENKDAGEEDELRRRNPYEVLGIPSNSTDQEIKSAYRRMALRYHPDKNPDDPVAAEMFKEVTFAYEVLSDPENRRLYDTTGSEAVGPENEDLELDLSSLGAVNTIFAALFNKLGVQIKTTVSANLLGEALNGTVTTLPLMVGQVVSRKVEKQSAHFYSVTLTEEEAQDGLICKVHSSAKNKFKLLYFDQVENGGLSLALQEDSRKTGKLSTAGLYFFGFPVYRFDHRVNSRALSRDPETGFFKRLDAFQPFEITELKAGSHVFAVYGDNFFKSVSYTLEIFSSAPFGNEKESLRSTEAQIVSKRTELLKFEAEYHEVFAQFTEMASKCTGEVQEIDELLKRRNEICAAYTIFPPTKQGSSKSRSWSKKKSSLLMEPREEGEVAVREEGGVKKKKWYNIQLRQDKKKN